Proteins encoded in a region of the Phacochoerus africanus isolate WHEZ1 chromosome 8, ROS_Pafr_v1, whole genome shotgun sequence genome:
- the TMEM145 gene encoding transmembrane protein 145 isoform X8: MEPPRAPALRRLLPSLLLLLLPLPPRARAKYVRGNLSSKEDWVFLTRFCFLSDYGRLDFRFRYPEAKCCQNILLYFDDPSQWPAVYKAGDKDCLAKESVIRPENNQVINLTTQYAWSGCQVVSEEGTRYLSCSSGRSFRSVRERWWYIALSKCGGDGLQLEYEMVLTNGKSFWTRHFSADEFGILETDVTFLLIFILIFFLSCYFGYLLKGRQLLHTTYKMFMAAAGVEVLSLLFFCIYWGQYATDGIGNESLKIVAKLLFSSSFLIFLLMLILLGKGFTVTRGRISHSGSVKLSVYMTLYTLTHVVLLIYEAEVLCSSSHGPDCQLWDPQVGPGEDRQRHSAGDPFVCPWRVPGWHCNPFSAVRLREFNQRAPDPILNHDTPFGGQQELPVPRAHVADRLSRSPGPGREPISRQGLPAARLWERDVHQRLGAQLHGALLHPPARLLSPAPSGTGFWAPAVP; encoded by the exons ATGGAGCCCCCGCGCGCGCCCGCTCTGCGCCGCCTGCTGCCGtcgctgctgctcctgctgctgccgctgccccCCCGCGCCCGGGCCAAGTACGTGCGGGGCAACCTCAGCTCCAAGGAG GACTGGGTGTTCCTGACGAGATTTTGCTTCCTCTCGGATTACGGCCGACTGGACTTCCGTTTCCGATACCCTGAG GCCAAGTGCTGTCAGAACATCCTCCTCTATTTCGATGACCCATCGCAGTGGCCGGCCGTGTACAAGGCAGGGGATAAG GACTGCCTGGCCAAGGAGTCAGTGATCAGGCCAGAGAACAACCAGGTCATCAACCTCACCACCCAGTATGCCTGGTCAGGCTGTCAG GTGGTGTCAGAGGAGGGAACTCGCTACCTGAGCTGCTCTAGTGGCCGAAGCTTCCGCTCAGTGCGCGAAAGGTGGTGGTACATCGCCCTCAGCAAGTGTGGG GGAGATGGGCTGCAGCTGGAGTATGAGATGGTCCTCACCAACGGCAAGTCCTTCTGGACACGGCATTTCTCCGCCGATGAGTTTG GGATCCTGGAGACAGACGTGACTTTCCTCCTCATCTTCAtcctcatcttcttcctctcctgctACTTTGGAT ATTTGCTGAAAGGTCGTCAATTGCTCCACACAACTTATAAAATGTTCATGGCTGCAGCAGGAGTGGAGG TCCTGAGCCTcctgtttttctgcatctactgggGTCAGTATGCCACTGATGGCATTGGCAACGAGAGTCTGAAGATCGTGG CCAAGCTGCTCTTCTCCTCCAGCTTCCTCATCTTCCTGCTGATGCTCATCCTTCTGGGGAAGGGATTCACAGTGACCCg GGGCCGCATCAGCCACTCAGGCTCAGTGAAGTTGTCTGTCTACATGACCCTGTACACCCTCACCCACGTGGTGCTGCTCATCTACGAGGCTGAG GTTCTTTGCAGTTCCAGTCATGGCCCTGATTGCCAACTTTGGGATCCCCAAGTGGGCCCGGGAGAAGATCGTCAACGGCATTCAGCTGGGGATCCATTTGTATGCCCATGGCGTGTTCCTG GGTGGCACTGCAACCCCTTTTCTGCAGTGAGGCTCAGGGAGTTTAATCAACGTGCCCCAGATCCCATACTCA ATCATGACACGCCCTTCGGCGGCCAACAAGAACTTCCCGTACCACGTGCGCACGTCGCAGATCGCCTCAGCCGGAGCCCCGGGCCCGGGAGGGAGCCAATCAGCAGACAAGGCCTTCCCGCAGCACGTCTATGGGAACGTGACGTTCATCAGCGACTCGGTGCCCAACTTCACGGAGCTCTTCTCCATCCCCCCGCCCGCCTCCTCT
- the TMEM145 gene encoding transmembrane protein 145 isoform X7, protein MEPPRAPALRRLLPSLLLLLLPLPPRARAKYVRGNLSSKEDWVFLTRFCFLSDYGRLDFRFRYPEAKCCQNILLYFDDPSQWPAVYKAGDKDCLAKESVIRPENNQVINLTTQYAWSGCQVVSEEGTRYLSCSSGRSFRSVRERWWYIALSKCGGDGLQLEYEMVLTNGKSFWTRHFSADEFGILETDVTFLLIFILIFFLSCYFGYLLKGRQLLHTTYKMFMAAAGVEVLSLLFFCIYWGQYATDGIGNESLKIVAKLLFSSSFLIFLLMLILLGKGFTVTRGRISHSGSVKLSVYMTLYTLTHVVLLIYEAEFFDPGQVLYTYESPAGYGLIGLQVAAYVWFCYAVLVSLRHFPEKQPFYIPFFAAYTLWFFAVPVMALIANFGIPKWAREKIVNGIQLGIHLYAHGVFLIMTRPSAANKNFPYHVRTSQIASAGAPGPGGSQSADKAFPQHVYGNVTFISDSVPNFTELFSIPPPASSPLPRAAPDSGLPLFRDLRPPGPLRDL, encoded by the exons ATGGAGCCCCCGCGCGCGCCCGCTCTGCGCCGCCTGCTGCCGtcgctgctgctcctgctgctgccgctgccccCCCGCGCCCGGGCCAAGTACGTGCGGGGCAACCTCAGCTCCAAGGAG GACTGGGTGTTCCTGACGAGATTTTGCTTCCTCTCGGATTACGGCCGACTGGACTTCCGTTTCCGATACCCTGAG GCCAAGTGCTGTCAGAACATCCTCCTCTATTTCGATGACCCATCGCAGTGGCCGGCCGTGTACAAGGCAGGGGATAAG GACTGCCTGGCCAAGGAGTCAGTGATCAGGCCAGAGAACAACCAGGTCATCAACCTCACCACCCAGTATGCCTGGTCAGGCTGTCAG GTGGTGTCAGAGGAGGGAACTCGCTACCTGAGCTGCTCTAGTGGCCGAAGCTTCCGCTCAGTGCGCGAAAGGTGGTGGTACATCGCCCTCAGCAAGTGTGGG GGAGATGGGCTGCAGCTGGAGTATGAGATGGTCCTCACCAACGGCAAGTCCTTCTGGACACGGCATTTCTCCGCCGATGAGTTTG GGATCCTGGAGACAGACGTGACTTTCCTCCTCATCTTCAtcctcatcttcttcctctcctgctACTTTGGAT ATTTGCTGAAAGGTCGTCAATTGCTCCACACAACTTATAAAATGTTCATGGCTGCAGCAGGAGTGGAGG TCCTGAGCCTcctgtttttctgcatctactgggGTCAGTATGCCACTGATGGCATTGGCAACGAGAGTCTGAAGATCGTGG CCAAGCTGCTCTTCTCCTCCAGCTTCCTCATCTTCCTGCTGATGCTCATCCTTCTGGGGAAGGGATTCACAGTGACCCg GGGCCGCATCAGCCACTCAGGCTCAGTGAAGTTGTCTGTCTACATGACCCTGTACACCCTCACCCACGTGGTGCTGCTCATCTACGAGGCTGAG TTCTTTGACCCAGGCCAGGTACTGTACACATATGAGTCGCCAGCAGGCTACGGGCTCATCGGGCTGCAGGTGGCGGCTTATGTGTGGTTCTGCTACGCCGTGCTGGTCTCCTTGCGCCACTTCCCAGAGAAGCAGCCCTTTTACATACCCTTCTTTGCTGCCTACACCCTCTG GTTCTTTGCAGTTCCAGTCATGGCCCTGATTGCCAACTTTGGGATCCCCAAGTGGGCCCGGGAGAAGATCGTCAACGGCATTCAGCTGGGGATCCATTTGTATGCCCATGGCGTGTTCCTG ATCATGACACGCCCTTCGGCGGCCAACAAGAACTTCCCGTACCACGTGCGCACGTCGCAGATCGCCTCAGCCGGAGCCCCGGGCCCGGGAGGGAGCCAATCAGCAGACAAGGCCTTCCCGCAGCACGTCTATGGGAACGTGACGTTCATCAGCGACTCGGTGCCCAACTTCACGGAGCTCTTCTCCATCCCCCCGCCCGCCTCCTCT